A genome region from Oncorhynchus gorbuscha isolate QuinsamMale2020 ecotype Even-year linkage group LG26, OgorEven_v1.0, whole genome shotgun sequence includes the following:
- the LOC124015530 gene encoding A-kinase anchor protein 8-like isoform X4, whose amino-acid sequence MEGRGYSSGGYSSWGGGSGSRGSDNYDSYGGGYKDSMSGMGGYGGGHKRGLSGSSLLSTGTSADAVIAKINQRLDMLTQLEGGMKGGGRSDRFDQYESFDSRGPSSLPSRDLYRSGSYGYGDGRGDMTQRASGFGGGGGLGSGFDSSSSYGAAKMQRQNMRDSFSSGQGGGSWAGAGQRSPRRGGGRGGFGGRRSDPTPMGGGGGRMGGRGGGRGGGGHSPGGRGKLPSLLGHRMPHQTGAFHQSAQQGRVPGHQDFPGRHFGGGPQGGHQRGRKRPLNRQQQQPGGGQRDGQKKRKQTLTAADEPESKMNKTETAEEPAENNGEENEATKAPADGEKVVSMQEEISQMKKKLQTGKQTPPQDKVPKNRRKRGGFLERVTFACSVCKFRSFYHEDMAVHLESKFHKDHFKFLSSQLSKPTTDFLQEYLNNKYKKTEQRTSQMENHCAAICQVYKEQDLTRRKDSSVFVVSARASVCR is encoded by the exons ATGGAAGGCCGTGGCTACAGTTCAG GAGGATACTCGAGCTGGGGAGGAGGGTCGGGGAGCCGAG GCTCAGACAACTATGACTCATATGGAGGGGGCTACAAGGACTCCATGTCAGGGATGGGGGGCTACGGAGGGGGGCACAAGAGGGGTCTCTCTGGGAGCTCTCTGTTGTCAACGGGGACCAGTGCAGACGCTGTCATCGCTAAGATCAACCAACGCCTTGACATGCTGACCCAGCTGGAGGGAGGCATGAAGGGTGGGGGGCGCAgcgacag GTTTGACCAATACGAGTCGTTCGACTCGCGgggcccctcctccctcccctcccgggATCTCTACAGATCCGGTAGCTATGGTTACGGCGATGGCCGAGGGGACATGACCCAAAGAGCTTCAGGCttcggaggaggtggtggtcTAGGCTCAGGCTTTGACAGCTCCTCCTCCTACGGAGCTGCTAAGATGCAGCGGCAGAACATGAGAGACTCCTTCTCCAGTGGCCAAGGAGGAGGAAGCTGGGCCGGAGCAGGCCAGCGCTCCCCGAGGAGGGGGGGAGGCCGCGGAGGGTTTGGAGGCCGCAGATCCGACCCCACTCCCatgggtggaggtggtggtaggatgggtggaagaggaggaggccgGGGAGGTGGCGGTCACTCCCCTGGGGGTAGGGGCAAGCTCCCATCCCTCCTGGGTCACCGCATGCCCCACCAGACCGGGGCCTTCCACCAGTCCGCTCAACAGGGCCGGGTCCCTGGGCACCAGGACTTCCCCGGGCGCCACTTTGGAGGGGGCCCCCAGGGAGGCCACCAGCGCGGGCGCAAGAGGCCCCTCAACCGA cagcagcagcagcctggTGGTGGTCAGCGTGACGGTCAGAAGAAGAGAAAACAGACTCTGACCGCAGCAGATGAACCAGAGTCCAAGATGAACAAGACAGAGACCGCTgaag aacCAGCAGAGAACAACGGTGAAGAAAATGAG gcaACCAAAGCCCCAGCTGATGGAGAGAAAG tggtgTCGATGCAGGAGGAGATCTCTCAGATGAAGAAGAAGCTCCAGACAGGGAAACAGACTCCTCCCCAGGACAAGGTCCCCAAaaacaggaggaagaggggcGGCTTCCTGGAAAG GGTGACGTTTGCGTGCTCGGTGTGTAAGTTCCGTTCGTTCTACCACGAGGACATGGCAGTCCACCTGGAGAGCAAGTTCCACAAAGATCACTTCAAGTTCCTGTCCAGTCAGCTGTCCAAACCCACCACAGACTTCTTACAG GAGTACCTGAACAACAAGTATAAGAAGACGGAGCAGAGGACCAGTCAGATGGAGAACCACTGTGCTGCCATCTGTCAAGTCTACAAGGAACAGGACCTCACCAGGCGTAAGGACAGCAGTGTGTTTGTGGTGTCTGCCAGGGCTTCCGTTTGTCGCTAA
- the LOC124015530 gene encoding A-kinase anchor protein 8-like isoform X2, translated as MEGRGYSSGGYSSWGGGSGSRGSDNYDSYGGGYKDSMSGMGGYGGGHKRGLSGSSLLSTGTSADAVIAKINQRLDMLTQLEGGMKGGGRSDRFDQYESFDSRGPSSLPSRDLYRSGSYGYGDGRGDMTQRASGFGGGGGLGSGFDSSSSYGAAKMQRQNMRDSFSSGQGGGSWAGAGQRSPRRGGGRGGFGGRRSDPTPMGGGGGRMGGRGGGRGGGGHSPGGRGKLPSLLGHRMPHQTGAFHQSAQQGRVPGHQDFPGRHFGGGPQGGHQRGRKRPLNRQQQPGGGQRDGQKKRKQTLTAADEPESKMNKTETAEEPAENNGEENEATKAPADGEKVVSMQEEISQMKKKLQTGKQTPPQDKVPKNRRKRGGFLERSGVTLTPKSQTQRVTFACSVCKFRSFYHEDMAVHLESKFHKDHFKFLSSQLSKPTTDFLQEYLNNKYKKTEQRTSQMENHCAAICQVYKEQDLTRRKDSSVFVVSARASVCR; from the exons ATGGAAGGCCGTGGCTACAGTTCAG GAGGATACTCGAGCTGGGGAGGAGGGTCGGGGAGCCGAG GCTCAGACAACTATGACTCATATGGAGGGGGCTACAAGGACTCCATGTCAGGGATGGGGGGCTACGGAGGGGGGCACAAGAGGGGTCTCTCTGGGAGCTCTCTGTTGTCAACGGGGACCAGTGCAGACGCTGTCATCGCTAAGATCAACCAACGCCTTGACATGCTGACCCAGCTGGAGGGAGGCATGAAGGGTGGGGGGCGCAgcgacag GTTTGACCAATACGAGTCGTTCGACTCGCGgggcccctcctccctcccctcccgggATCTCTACAGATCCGGTAGCTATGGTTACGGCGATGGCCGAGGGGACATGACCCAAAGAGCTTCAGGCttcggaggaggtggtggtcTAGGCTCAGGCTTTGACAGCTCCTCCTCCTACGGAGCTGCTAAGATGCAGCGGCAGAACATGAGAGACTCCTTCTCCAGTGGCCAAGGAGGAGGAAGCTGGGCCGGAGCAGGCCAGCGCTCCCCGAGGAGGGGGGGAGGCCGCGGAGGGTTTGGAGGCCGCAGATCCGACCCCACTCCCatgggtggaggtggtggtaggatgggtggaagaggaggaggccgGGGAGGTGGCGGTCACTCCCCTGGGGGTAGGGGCAAGCTCCCATCCCTCCTGGGTCACCGCATGCCCCACCAGACCGGGGCCTTCCACCAGTCCGCTCAACAGGGCCGGGTCCCTGGGCACCAGGACTTCCCCGGGCGCCACTTTGGAGGGGGCCCCCAGGGAGGCCACCAGCGCGGGCGCAAGAGGCCCCTCAACCGA cagcagcagcctggTGGTGGTCAGCGTGACGGTCAGAAGAAGAGAAAACAGACTCTGACCGCAGCAGATGAACCAGAGTCCAAGATGAACAAGACAGAGACCGCTgaag aacCAGCAGAGAACAACGGTGAAGAAAATGAG gcaACCAAAGCCCCAGCTGATGGAGAGAAAG tggtgTCGATGCAGGAGGAGATCTCTCAGATGAAGAAGAAGCTCCAGACAGGGAAACAGACTCCTCCCCAGGACAAGGTCCCCAAaaacaggaggaagaggggcGGCTTCCTGGAAAGGTCAGGGGTCACACTAACACCCAAAAGTCAAACCCAGAG GGTGACGTTTGCGTGCTCGGTGTGTAAGTTCCGTTCGTTCTACCACGAGGACATGGCAGTCCACCTGGAGAGCAAGTTCCACAAAGATCACTTCAAGTTCCTGTCCAGTCAGCTGTCCAAACCCACCACAGACTTCTTACAG GAGTACCTGAACAACAAGTATAAGAAGACGGAGCAGAGGACCAGTCAGATGGAGAACCACTGTGCTGCCATCTGTCAAGTCTACAAGGAACAGGACCTCACCAGGCGTAAGGACAGCAGTGTGTTTGTGGTGTCTGCCAGGGCTTCCGTTTGTCGCTAA
- the LOC124015530 gene encoding A-kinase anchor protein 8-like isoform X3, with translation MEGRGYSSGGYSSWGGGSGSRDNYDSYGGGYKDSMSGMGGYGGGHKRGLSGSSLLSTGTSADAVIAKINQRLDMLTQLEGGMKGGGRSDRFDQYESFDSRGPSSLPSRDLYRSGSYGYGDGRGDMTQRASGFGGGGGLGSGFDSSSSYGAAKMQRQNMRDSFSSGQGGGSWAGAGQRSPRRGGGRGGFGGRRSDPTPMGGGGGRMGGRGGGRGGGGHSPGGRGKLPSLLGHRMPHQTGAFHQSAQQGRVPGHQDFPGRHFGGGPQGGHQRGRKRPLNRQQQQPGGGQRDGQKKRKQTLTAADEPESKMNKTETAEEPAENNGEENEATKAPADGEKVVSMQEEISQMKKKLQTGKQTPPQDKVPKNRRKRGGFLERSGVTLTPKSQTQRVTFACSVCKFRSFYHEDMAVHLESKFHKDHFKFLSSQLSKPTTDFLQEYLNNKYKKTEQRTSQMENHCAAICQVYKEQDLTRRKDSSVFVVSARASVCR, from the exons ATGGAAGGCCGTGGCTACAGTTCAG GAGGATACTCGAGCTGGGGAGGAGGGTCGGGGAGCCGAG ACAACTATGACTCATATGGAGGGGGCTACAAGGACTCCATGTCAGGGATGGGGGGCTACGGAGGGGGGCACAAGAGGGGTCTCTCTGGGAGCTCTCTGTTGTCAACGGGGACCAGTGCAGACGCTGTCATCGCTAAGATCAACCAACGCCTTGACATGCTGACCCAGCTGGAGGGAGGCATGAAGGGTGGGGGGCGCAgcgacag GTTTGACCAATACGAGTCGTTCGACTCGCGgggcccctcctccctcccctcccgggATCTCTACAGATCCGGTAGCTATGGTTACGGCGATGGCCGAGGGGACATGACCCAAAGAGCTTCAGGCttcggaggaggtggtggtcTAGGCTCAGGCTTTGACAGCTCCTCCTCCTACGGAGCTGCTAAGATGCAGCGGCAGAACATGAGAGACTCCTTCTCCAGTGGCCAAGGAGGAGGAAGCTGGGCCGGAGCAGGCCAGCGCTCCCCGAGGAGGGGGGGAGGCCGCGGAGGGTTTGGAGGCCGCAGATCCGACCCCACTCCCatgggtggaggtggtggtaggatgggtggaagaggaggaggccgGGGAGGTGGCGGTCACTCCCCTGGGGGTAGGGGCAAGCTCCCATCCCTCCTGGGTCACCGCATGCCCCACCAGACCGGGGCCTTCCACCAGTCCGCTCAACAGGGCCGGGTCCCTGGGCACCAGGACTTCCCCGGGCGCCACTTTGGAGGGGGCCCCCAGGGAGGCCACCAGCGCGGGCGCAAGAGGCCCCTCAACCGA cagcagcagcagcctggTGGTGGTCAGCGTGACGGTCAGAAGAAGAGAAAACAGACTCTGACCGCAGCAGATGAACCAGAGTCCAAGATGAACAAGACAGAGACCGCTgaag aacCAGCAGAGAACAACGGTGAAGAAAATGAG gcaACCAAAGCCCCAGCTGATGGAGAGAAAG tggtgTCGATGCAGGAGGAGATCTCTCAGATGAAGAAGAAGCTCCAGACAGGGAAACAGACTCCTCCCCAGGACAAGGTCCCCAAaaacaggaggaagaggggcGGCTTCCTGGAAAGGTCAGGGGTCACACTAACACCCAAAAGTCAAACCCAGAG GGTGACGTTTGCGTGCTCGGTGTGTAAGTTCCGTTCGTTCTACCACGAGGACATGGCAGTCCACCTGGAGAGCAAGTTCCACAAAGATCACTTCAAGTTCCTGTCCAGTCAGCTGTCCAAACCCACCACAGACTTCTTACAG GAGTACCTGAACAACAAGTATAAGAAGACGGAGCAGAGGACCAGTCAGATGGAGAACCACTGTGCTGCCATCTGTCAAGTCTACAAGGAACAGGACCTCACCAGGCGTAAGGACAGCAGTGTGTTTGTGGTGTCTGCCAGGGCTTCCGTTTGTCGCTAA
- the LOC124015530 gene encoding A-kinase anchor protein 8-like isoform X1: MEGRGYSSGGYSSWGGGSGSRGSDNYDSYGGGYKDSMSGMGGYGGGHKRGLSGSSLLSTGTSADAVIAKINQRLDMLTQLEGGMKGGGRSDRFDQYESFDSRGPSSLPSRDLYRSGSYGYGDGRGDMTQRASGFGGGGGLGSGFDSSSSYGAAKMQRQNMRDSFSSGQGGGSWAGAGQRSPRRGGGRGGFGGRRSDPTPMGGGGGRMGGRGGGRGGGGHSPGGRGKLPSLLGHRMPHQTGAFHQSAQQGRVPGHQDFPGRHFGGGPQGGHQRGRKRPLNRQQQQPGGGQRDGQKKRKQTLTAADEPESKMNKTETAEEPAENNGEENEATKAPADGEKVVSMQEEISQMKKKLQTGKQTPPQDKVPKNRRKRGGFLERSGVTLTPKSQTQRVTFACSVCKFRSFYHEDMAVHLESKFHKDHFKFLSSQLSKPTTDFLQEYLNNKYKKTEQRTSQMENHCAAICQVYKEQDLTRRKDSSVFVVSARASVCR; this comes from the exons ATGGAAGGCCGTGGCTACAGTTCAG GAGGATACTCGAGCTGGGGAGGAGGGTCGGGGAGCCGAG GCTCAGACAACTATGACTCATATGGAGGGGGCTACAAGGACTCCATGTCAGGGATGGGGGGCTACGGAGGGGGGCACAAGAGGGGTCTCTCTGGGAGCTCTCTGTTGTCAACGGGGACCAGTGCAGACGCTGTCATCGCTAAGATCAACCAACGCCTTGACATGCTGACCCAGCTGGAGGGAGGCATGAAGGGTGGGGGGCGCAgcgacag GTTTGACCAATACGAGTCGTTCGACTCGCGgggcccctcctccctcccctcccgggATCTCTACAGATCCGGTAGCTATGGTTACGGCGATGGCCGAGGGGACATGACCCAAAGAGCTTCAGGCttcggaggaggtggtggtcTAGGCTCAGGCTTTGACAGCTCCTCCTCCTACGGAGCTGCTAAGATGCAGCGGCAGAACATGAGAGACTCCTTCTCCAGTGGCCAAGGAGGAGGAAGCTGGGCCGGAGCAGGCCAGCGCTCCCCGAGGAGGGGGGGAGGCCGCGGAGGGTTTGGAGGCCGCAGATCCGACCCCACTCCCatgggtggaggtggtggtaggatgggtggaagaggaggaggccgGGGAGGTGGCGGTCACTCCCCTGGGGGTAGGGGCAAGCTCCCATCCCTCCTGGGTCACCGCATGCCCCACCAGACCGGGGCCTTCCACCAGTCCGCTCAACAGGGCCGGGTCCCTGGGCACCAGGACTTCCCCGGGCGCCACTTTGGAGGGGGCCCCCAGGGAGGCCACCAGCGCGGGCGCAAGAGGCCCCTCAACCGA cagcagcagcagcctggTGGTGGTCAGCGTGACGGTCAGAAGAAGAGAAAACAGACTCTGACCGCAGCAGATGAACCAGAGTCCAAGATGAACAAGACAGAGACCGCTgaag aacCAGCAGAGAACAACGGTGAAGAAAATGAG gcaACCAAAGCCCCAGCTGATGGAGAGAAAG tggtgTCGATGCAGGAGGAGATCTCTCAGATGAAGAAGAAGCTCCAGACAGGGAAACAGACTCCTCCCCAGGACAAGGTCCCCAAaaacaggaggaagaggggcGGCTTCCTGGAAAGGTCAGGGGTCACACTAACACCCAAAAGTCAAACCCAGAG GGTGACGTTTGCGTGCTCGGTGTGTAAGTTCCGTTCGTTCTACCACGAGGACATGGCAGTCCACCTGGAGAGCAAGTTCCACAAAGATCACTTCAAGTTCCTGTCCAGTCAGCTGTCCAAACCCACCACAGACTTCTTACAG GAGTACCTGAACAACAAGTATAAGAAGACGGAGCAGAGGACCAGTCAGATGGAGAACCACTGTGCTGCCATCTGTCAAGTCTACAAGGAACAGGACCTCACCAGGCGTAAGGACAGCAGTGTGTTTGTGGTGTCTGCCAGGGCTTCCGTTTGTCGCTAA